One Maniola hyperantus chromosome Z, iAphHyp1.2, whole genome shotgun sequence DNA window includes the following coding sequences:
- the LOC138404512 gene encoding uncharacterized protein, producing MAEAGTSGTATASRRGREPTSYNGYARSMIRTLRHLVHRFEGPNRVDPFARTFSNRMVSEKNRDKALTVLRLQYLHIFIMCYPRDRHHESAEAVALFKEYFITTCTLRSQVKRNVATRLINQTMKHMISLSEQMTIEATKAQTNDWQSFNRCTQCRRLPRNYPEIQSPVLISLAWCYKLTPQEIALYVGFSTVCQCQPDYLY from the exons ATGGCTGAAGCCGGCACTTCTGGAACTGCAACCGCTTCCCGAAGGGGTCGAG AGCCTACTTCTTACAACGGGTATGCGAGATCTATGATTAGGACTCTGCGGCACTTGGTACACAGGTTTGAAGGACCTAACCGTGTTGATCCGTTTGCAAGGACAT TCTCCAACAGGATGGTTTCAGAAAAGAACAGAGACAAGGCACTTACTGTCCTAAGATTGCAGTATTTGCACATATTTATTATGTGCTACCCACGTGACCGCCACCACGAGTCAGCTGAAGCAGTCGCATTAttcaaagaatattttattacgaCTTGCACCCTTAGAAGCCAAGTCAAAAGAAACGTTGCTACTCGATTAATCAACCAAACAATGAAACACATGATATCGCTCTCGGAGCAGATGACAATCGAGGCAACGAAGGCCCAGACC AACGATTGGCAGTCGTTCAACAGGTGTACCCAGTGCCGCCGGCTGCCCCGCAACTACCCCGAGATCCAGAGCCCCGTGCTGATCAGTCTTGCCTGGTGCTACAAGCTCACCCCGCAGGAGATAGCTTTGTATGTGGGCTTCAGCACTGTGTGCCAGTGCCAGCCTGACTATCTCTACTAA